One window of the Rhizorhabdus dicambivorans genome contains the following:
- a CDS encoding response regulator codes for MAKTILTVDDSAFIRKLLRVTLAGQGFNVAEAEDGVAALEWLAANERPDLMITDINMPRMDGFGLVEAVRAESRHDAMPILVLSTEAADEKQDRARVAGADGWIVKPFNPDQLASAIQSVSQ; via the coding sequence GTGGCCAAGACGATCCTCACTGTAGACGATTCGGCTTTCATCCGGAAGCTGCTCCGCGTCACCCTCGCGGGGCAGGGCTTCAACGTCGCCGAGGCCGAGGACGGGGTCGCCGCGCTCGAATGGCTCGCCGCGAACGAGCGCCCCGACCTGATGATCACCGATATCAACATGCCGCGCATGGACGGCTTCGGCCTGGTGGAGGCGGTACGCGCCGAAAGCCGGCATGACGCCATGCCGATCCTGGTGCTGTCCACCGAAGCCGCCGACGAGAAACAGGACCGCGCCCGGGTGGCCGGCGCCGATGGCTGGATCGTCAAGCCTTTCAACCCCGATCAGCTTGCCAGCGCGATCCAGAGCGTTTCGCAATAG
- a CDS encoding Gfo/Idh/MocA family protein translates to MTAPLASLPLRFHVIGRGAMAARMRVLTGDVAIEDAEAVYIASRNRDHAAQTRAALEAGKAVLCEKPCVTDPAELGDLIALSQRHRLLYMEAVATPFLPAVAAALHAADTGRLGRLAHVEASFGYPVARARAPRLFDADGGVLADRAVYPLMLALIALGPVRAMDCTVERDRRGVDVAARLRLDHRAGGTSDLAVSFLARLDNSLRIEGDAGAVEVLPPLLTAQRLRFTGPAARAPAWWRRTRQNPLVRRLGDFGARAAGRWHPLGASPWLHELAHFTTLYRGGQIESPIVGHARMAEAARLIGKARGA, encoded by the coding sequence TTGACCGCGCCCCTCGCTTCCTTGCCGCTGCGTTTCCACGTGATCGGTCGTGGCGCGATGGCGGCGAGGATGCGGGTGCTGACCGGCGATGTCGCGATCGAGGATGCGGAGGCCGTCTATATCGCCTCGCGCAACCGCGACCATGCCGCCCAGACCCGCGCCGCGCTGGAGGCGGGCAAGGCGGTGCTGTGCGAAAAGCCCTGCGTGACAGACCCGGCGGAACTGGGCGACCTCATTGCATTGTCGCAACGACATCGGCTCCTTTATATGGAGGCGGTGGCCACACCCTTCCTCCCCGCGGTTGCGGCCGCGCTCCATGCCGCCGATACGGGCCGGCTCGGCCGGTTGGCGCATGTCGAGGCCAGCTTCGGCTATCCCGTCGCGCGTGCGCGCGCTCCCCGCCTGTTCGATGCCGATGGCGGCGTGCTGGCCGATCGCGCCGTCTATCCGCTGATGCTGGCGCTGATCGCGCTCGGCCCGGTGCGCGCGATGGATTGCACGGTCGAGCGCGATCGCCGGGGCGTCGATGTGGCCGCGCGCCTTCGCCTCGATCACCGCGCGGGCGGCACGTCGGATCTTGCCGTGTCGTTCCTGGCCCGCCTCGACAACAGCTTGCGGATCGAGGGCGATGCCGGCGCGGTCGAAGTCCTGCCGCCGCTGCTGACCGCGCAACGGCTGCGCTTCACCGGTCCGGCCGCCCGGGCACCGGCCTGGTGGCGGCGGACGCGGCAGAACCCGCTGGTCCGCCGGCTGGGGGACTTCGGTGCGCGCGCGGCGGGGCGCTGGCACCCGCTGGGTGCCAGTCCCTGGCTGCATGAGCTGGCACATTTCACCACCCTTTACCGTGGCGGGCAGATCGAGAGCCCGATCGTCGGCCATGCGCGCATGGCGGAGGCGGCGCGGCTGATCGGAAAGGCCCGTGGCGCATGA
- a CDS encoding TonB-dependent receptor plug domain-containing protein — protein sequence MRTFTTTTLIAALAALPAAAHADEAGDADSIIVTASRSEQKLSEAGQSVTVIDSMLIEQRQTVSVAELLRTTPGVTIARNGGPGGFTGVFIRGAQSEQTVALIDGVKINDPSSPGGGFNFADLLTDGVERIEILRGPQSVLWGSQAIGGVVNLITRAPTETPQLSATGEYGRYGTGHLTANASGTAGPVALSAGAGYLTTNGISAFARGPERDGYDLFGAHAKAVITLDERLSIDLRGLYTRSKVDLDGFAPPTFAFGDTSEYSRQEQIVGYAGINAGLFDGRLNNRLAIAYTLIDRDSYDRALTPRKTLAGRGRNLRYEYQGVAEIADWANGTFGAEHEKQSYRTFDSFSGRQKRRANTDSAYADIHLKPAAGLSMGAGIRHDDHSGFGGATTMSADTAYSPNGGATLIRASYGEGFKAPSLYQLYGDFGNPALVPEKARGFDAGITQQLLDGAIEASATWFTRKVRNQIDFDLSTFAYGNLAAVRARGVELGLKLRPAEGFTVDANYTYTKAVNRQRSDPNFGKDLARRPRNSVNVSADYAWPFGLKTGATITHLSRSYNDAGNFTRIDGYALVDVRLAYPVTDRIELFGRVENLFDQRYQTATDYGQPGRAATAGVRLRY from the coding sequence ATGCGGACGTTCACTACCACTACCCTGATCGCGGCGCTCGCCGCGCTTCCCGCCGCCGCCCACGCCGACGAGGCCGGCGACGCCGACAGCATCATCGTCACCGCCAGCCGTTCCGAGCAGAAACTGTCGGAGGCCGGCCAGTCGGTGACCGTCATCGACAGCATGCTGATCGAACAGCGCCAGACCGTCTCGGTCGCCGAGCTGCTGCGGACCACCCCCGGCGTCACGATCGCCCGCAACGGCGGCCCCGGCGGCTTCACCGGGGTCTTCATCCGCGGCGCGCAGAGCGAACAGACCGTCGCGCTGATCGACGGCGTCAAGATCAATGACCCGTCCTCCCCGGGTGGCGGCTTCAACTTCGCCGACCTGCTGACCGACGGAGTCGAGCGGATCGAGATATTGCGCGGCCCCCAGTCGGTGCTGTGGGGCAGCCAGGCGATCGGCGGCGTCGTCAACCTGATCACCCGCGCGCCGACCGAAACGCCGCAACTATCCGCCACCGGCGAATATGGCCGCTATGGCACCGGCCACCTGACCGCCAATGCCTCGGGCACGGCCGGCCCGGTCGCGCTCAGCGCCGGTGCGGGCTATCTGACCACCAACGGCATCTCCGCCTTCGCCCGCGGCCCGGAACGCGACGGCTATGACCTGTTCGGCGCCCATGCCAAGGCGGTCATCACGCTGGACGAGCGGCTGTCGATCGACCTGCGCGGCCTCTACACCCGCAGCAAGGTCGACCTCGACGGCTTCGCCCCGCCGACCTTCGCCTTCGGCGACACAAGCGAATATTCGCGCCAGGAGCAGATCGTCGGCTATGCCGGCATCAACGCCGGGCTGTTCGACGGCAGGCTGAACAATCGGCTCGCCATCGCCTACACGCTGATCGACCGCGACAGCTATGACCGCGCACTGACCCCGCGCAAGACGCTGGCCGGGCGCGGCCGCAACCTGCGCTACGAATATCAGGGCGTCGCCGAGATCGCCGACTGGGCGAACGGCACCTTCGGTGCCGAGCATGAGAAGCAGAGCTACCGCACCTTCGACAGCTTCTCCGGCCGGCAGAAGCGCAGGGCGAACACCGACAGCGCCTATGCCGATATCCACCTGAAGCCGGCGGCGGGGCTCAGCATGGGCGCCGGTATCCGCCATGACGATCATAGTGGATTCGGTGGCGCGACCACGATGAGCGCCGACACCGCCTATTCGCCCAATGGCGGCGCGACCCTGATCAGGGCCAGCTATGGCGAGGGCTTCAAGGCACCCTCGCTCTACCAGCTCTATGGCGACTTCGGGAATCCGGCCCTGGTGCCCGAGAAGGCGCGCGGGTTCGACGCGGGGATCACCCAGCAGCTGCTGGACGGGGCCATCGAGGCGAGCGCGACCTGGTTCACCCGCAAGGTGCGCAACCAGATCGACTTCGACCTGTCGACCTTCGCCTATGGCAATCTCGCCGCGGTCCGCGCCCGTGGCGTCGAACTGGGGCTGAAGCTGCGCCCGGCCGAAGGCTTCACGGTCGACGCCAACTACACCTACACCAAGGCGGTGAACCGCCAGCGGAGCGATCCCAATTTCGGCAAGGATCTCGCCCGCCGCCCGCGCAACAGCGTCAACGTCTCGGCCGACTATGCCTGGCCGTTCGGGCTGAAGACCGGTGCCACGATCACCCACCTGTCGCGAAGCTATAACGACGCGGGCAATTTCACCCGGATCGACGGCTATGCGCTGGTCGACGTGCGGCTGGCCTATCCGGTCACCGACCGGATCGAGCTGTTCGGACGGGTCGAGAATCTGTTCGACCAGCGTTACCAGACCGCGACCGATTACGGCCAGCCGGGCCGCGCCGCGACCGCCGGCGTCCGCCTGCGCTACTGA
- a CDS encoding Gfo/Idh/MocA family protein, with translation MAAGDHRPSARIAIVGTGYVADLYMPSLRSFPGLEVIGAFDVDPARLAAFTAHWSVPAAPSLAGLIAARPDILLNLTSPSAHAGVSRAALEADVHVWSEKPLALDLAEAEALAGLARSRGLHLASAPCSVLGRAAQTVWAALRDGRIGTPRLAYAELDDGFVAQAPHQRWRSASGAPWPAEHEFATGCTLEHAGYYLSWLMAMFGPVRRIVSGSARLLDASQTGGGHAAPDYASASLHFDAMVARLTCSIVASHDHRLRIFGDGGVLEVDEAWANGAAVRVRRRHVIRRRLFDSPVAWKVPAAGGGHPMVGRRGAASMNFALGVAEMALALAARRPPRLAGDFALHLTEVALAIQAGGEHRPRTAFDPIAPMEWRR, from the coding sequence ATGGCAGCGGGGGACCATCGGCCAAGCGCGCGAATCGCGATCGTCGGCACGGGCTATGTCGCCGATCTCTACATGCCGTCGCTGCGCAGCTTCCCCGGCCTGGAGGTGATCGGCGCCTTCGATGTCGATCCGGCGCGGCTGGCCGCCTTCACCGCCCACTGGTCGGTGCCGGCGGCGCCGTCCCTGGCCGGGCTGATCGCGGCGCGGCCCGATATCCTGCTCAATCTCACCAGCCCTTCGGCCCATGCCGGCGTGAGCCGCGCGGCGCTGGAGGCGGACGTGCATGTCTGGAGCGAAAAACCGCTGGCGCTCGATCTCGCCGAGGCGGAGGCGTTGGCCGGGTTGGCGCGGAGCCGGGGCCTGCATCTCGCCTCGGCGCCCTGTTCGGTGCTGGGCCGCGCGGCGCAGACCGTGTGGGCCGCGCTCCGCGACGGGCGGATCGGCACCCCGCGCCTCGCCTATGCGGAGCTCGACGACGGCTTCGTGGCGCAGGCCCCCCACCAGCGCTGGCGATCGGCCAGCGGCGCGCCCTGGCCGGCGGAGCATGAGTTCGCCACCGGCTGCACGCTCGAGCATGCCGGCTATTATCTCTCCTGGCTGATGGCGATGTTCGGGCCGGTGCGCCGGATCGTGTCGGGTTCGGCACGGCTGCTCGACGCCAGCCAGACCGGTGGGGGCCATGCCGCGCCCGACTATGCCTCGGCCAGCCTCCATTTCGATGCGATGGTGGCGCGGCTCACTTGCTCGATCGTCGCGTCGCACGATCACCGGTTGCGCATATTCGGCGACGGCGGCGTGCTGGAGGTGGACGAGGCCTGGGCCAATGGCGCCGCCGTCCGCGTCCGGCGGCGGCACGTCATCCGGCGGCGGCTGTTCGACAGTCCGGTCGCGTGGAAGGTGCCGGCGGCGGGTGGCGGCCATCCGATGGTCGGGCGGCGCGGCGCCGCGTCGATGAACTTCGCGCTCGGCGTCGCGGAGATGGCGCTGGCGCTCGCCGCACGGCGTCCGCCGCGCCTCGCCGGCGATTTCGCGCTCCACCTGACGGAGGTCGCGCTGGCGATCCAGGCCGGAGGCGAGCATCGCCCGCGCACCGCCTTCGATCCGATCGCGCCGATGGAATGGCGGCGTTGA
- the cheB gene encoding chemotaxis-specific protein-glutamate methyltransferase CheB codes for MTLPRRARVLVVDDSITMRAFFGAIFERHKNIEVVGTAASADEARRMMIDFRPNVVTLDVEMPGMSGLDFLTEIMRDRPTPVIMLSSLTQKGAETSFEALERGAVDCFPKPTSTNREEFAEKLCALVLAAATGAARFARYAKDAPARPQASAAAAATHAGFDWNGKIVTISASTGGVDALLQLLPAFPANCPPTVISLGIDPDFVAPLLQRLKTRCPAKVLMAEDGRPLQPGQIQIACDPGTHAVIDRWPNPSLRLLRSDPVNGARPSASLLFATAAKTAGTNAVGAILTGIGTDGVAGLKALRATGALTISQDSLTCLVDQAPSAARAAGAVQLDLPIEAIATTILDSCRRQAEAAA; via the coding sequence ATGACGCTTCCCCGCCGCGCCCGTGTGCTGGTCGTCGATGACTCGATCACGATGCGCGCCTTCTTCGGTGCGATCTTCGAGCGCCACAAGAATATCGAGGTGGTCGGCACCGCCGCCAGCGCCGACGAGGCGCGGCGGATGATGATCGACTTCCGCCCCAATGTCGTGACCCTGGACGTCGAGATGCCGGGAATGAGCGGGCTCGACTTCCTGACCGAGATCATGCGCGACCGGCCGACGCCGGTGATCATGCTGTCCTCGCTGACCCAGAAGGGGGCCGAGACATCGTTCGAGGCGCTGGAGCGCGGCGCGGTCGACTGTTTTCCCAAGCCCACCTCGACCAACCGCGAGGAGTTTGCCGAGAAGCTCTGCGCGCTGGTGCTCGCCGCCGCGACCGGCGCCGCCCGCTTCGCGCGCTACGCCAAGGACGCCCCCGCGCGGCCCCAGGCCAGCGCCGCCGCGGCAGCCACGCATGCGGGCTTCGACTGGAACGGCAAGATCGTGACGATCAGCGCCTCGACCGGCGGCGTCGACGCGCTGCTGCAGCTGCTCCCCGCCTTCCCGGCCAATTGCCCGCCGACCGTGATCAGCCTGGGGATCGATCCCGATTTCGTGGCGCCGCTGCTGCAGCGGCTCAAGACGCGCTGCCCCGCCAAGGTGCTGATGGCCGAGGACGGCCGCCCGCTCCAGCCCGGGCAGATCCAGATCGCCTGCGACCCCGGCACCCACGCCGTGATCGACCGCTGGCCGAACCCCTCGCTGCGGCTGCTGCGCTCGGACCCGGTCAACGGTGCGCGTCCATCGGCCAGCCTGCTGTTCGCGACCGCCGCCAAGACCGCCGGCACCAACGCCGTCGGCGCCATCCTGACCGGCATTGGCACCGACGGCGTCGCCGGCCTCAAGGCGCTGCGTGCGACCGGAGCGCTCACCATATCGCAGGATTCGCTGACCTGCCTCGTCGACCAGGCCCCCAGCGCGGCGCGCGCGGCCGGGGCGGTGCAGCTCGACCTGCCGATCGAGGCGATCGCCACGACCATATTGGACAGCTGCCGCCGCCAGGCGGAAGCCGCCGCCTGA
- a CDS encoding helix-turn-helix domain-containing protein → MIGSMESDRIEKLTEAQRVCLRMVLMHLSSKDIARELGISPHTVDQRLRMAIQTLGVANRFEAARILARYESPNAYQPAYQSAVYQSPHVAPPPVHATVGLSDIPGARQGDNGFHGSAVREEQIAFRTPAFVTGSSFVNLPIPTPGRERNDLNIVQRLGWIVMIAIATALAFGGLLAGLDALKRLLQA, encoded by the coding sequence ATGATCGGCTCCATGGAATCGGATCGCATAGAGAAGCTAACCGAGGCGCAGCGCGTATGCCTGCGCATGGTTCTCATGCATCTCTCGTCCAAGGACATCGCCCGCGAACTAGGCATTTCCCCCCATACGGTCGACCAGCGGCTGCGCATGGCCATCCAGACCCTGGGGGTCGCGAACCGCTTCGAAGCGGCCCGGATTCTCGCGCGTTACGAGAGCCCGAACGCCTATCAACCGGCATATCAATCAGCCGTATATCAATCGCCGCACGTTGCTCCCCCGCCGGTTCATGCCACTGTTGGCTTGTCCGACATTCCTGGGGCACGGCAGGGCGACAACGGCTTCCATGGCAGCGCGGTACGGGAGGAACAGATAGCGTTCCGAACCCCGGCCTTCGTTACCGGCAGCAGCTTCGTCAACCTTCCGATCCCCACGCCGGGGAGGGAGCGTAATGACCTAAATATCGTGCAGCGGCTGGGCTGGATCGTAATGATCGCGATAGCCACAGCTCTTGCATTCGGCGGGCTTCTGGCCGGCCTCGATGCGCTGAAGCGCCTCCTGCAGGCCTAA
- a CDS encoding JAB domain-containing protein, producing the protein MLAAEPAQLHACLPQDGQIVDFLLAVRVAMLHSLRTQLGQTPILSTSEALTNYLFASMAYNTVEHLRVLFLNSTNRLLRDEVMAKGTVNQAPLYPREILKRALELGATALIVVHNHPSGDPTPCQADVKATAHLVGAARTLDIAVHDHLIVARTGWRSLRAEGLI; encoded by the coding sequence ATCCTCGCCGCCGAGCCCGCGCAGCTCCACGCCTGCCTGCCGCAGGATGGCCAGATCGTCGATTTCCTGCTGGCCGTGCGGGTGGCGATGCTCCATTCGCTGCGCACCCAGCTGGGCCAGACGCCGATCCTGTCGACCTCCGAAGCGCTGACCAACTATCTGTTCGCGAGCATGGCCTACAACACGGTCGAGCATCTCCGGGTGCTGTTCCTGAACTCGACCAACCGGCTGCTGCGCGACGAGGTGATGGCGAAGGGCACCGTCAACCAGGCGCCGCTCTACCCGCGCGAGATACTGAAACGGGCGCTCGAGCTCGGCGCGACCGCGCTGATCGTCGTCCACAACCATCCGTCGGGCGATCCGACCCCCTGCCAGGCCGACGTCAAGGCGACGGCGCATCTGGTGGGGGCCGCCCGCACCTTGGACATTGCCGTCCATGATCATCTCATCGTCGCGCGAACCGGCTGGCGAAGCCTGCGCGCCGAGGGGCTGATCTAG
- a CDS encoding ShlB/FhaC/HecB family hemolysin secretion/activation protein gives MRSSLYSVVVFTALLFTSASNPALAQLAPGAPAVQQQQLAPTREEIDRNRPQQTQRSARLTIDGDIERAPCALDNPAYADIKVSISEAQFNNLQGITAEELKASYVSLLGPDRPISTICTIRDAAATALRAKGYLAAIQVPVQRIENGVVRFEVLFAKIVAIRVRGNAGPAEGTLQAYMKHLTEEKVFNRYTAERYLLLSREMPGYEVRLALKPAGTAPGELIGEISVVRNPLDVNFAAQNFSSHSSGRWSGALSAAAYGLIGADRLTASVSSTADFKEQQLVQLGYDTRLGGEGLTLSGSFTYAWSEPTIAGATFNIKARTLFATGEVRYPWIRTQAFSMVGAVGMDFLNQSVAFDGGPGLVGTLTKDKLRVGFVRLDFDTADVSERRAPKWRGSGSLEFRQGLNILDASPPSIARPGNPFGPLTPARADGDRTSSLVRASASFEYNIAGGYWIAVMPRAQYAFTPLFSFEEYSAGNFSIGRGYDPGVIIGDSGIGSAFELRLPNVRPFQKVNLNILPFGFTDLAWTWDKGAGRLNPNFVASVGGGLRALLNNRFRIDGTIAFPLKAAGLQTHNHDPRFLVSVTSKLWPWENQ, from the coding sequence TTGCGCAGCTCGCTCTATTCGGTCGTGGTTTTTACCGCGCTGCTTTTCACATCGGCATCCAATCCGGCGCTGGCGCAGCTCGCGCCGGGCGCTCCTGCGGTCCAGCAGCAGCAGCTTGCTCCCACCCGCGAGGAGATCGATCGCAACCGTCCGCAACAGACGCAGCGCTCGGCGCGGCTGACGATCGACGGCGATATCGAACGCGCGCCCTGCGCTCTCGACAATCCCGCCTATGCGGACATCAAGGTGTCGATCAGCGAGGCGCAGTTCAACAACCTCCAGGGCATCACCGCCGAAGAGCTGAAGGCGAGCTATGTCTCGCTGCTTGGGCCGGACCGGCCGATCAGCACGATCTGCACGATTCGCGACGCGGCGGCGACGGCGCTGCGCGCCAAGGGCTATCTGGCGGCGATCCAGGTGCCGGTGCAGCGGATCGAGAATGGTGTCGTCAGGTTCGAGGTGCTGTTCGCGAAGATCGTTGCGATCCGGGTGCGCGGCAATGCCGGGCCCGCCGAAGGAACGCTGCAAGCCTACATGAAGCACCTGACCGAAGAGAAGGTGTTCAACCGCTACACCGCCGAGCGCTACCTGCTGCTCTCGCGGGAGATGCCGGGCTATGAGGTGCGCCTCGCGCTCAAGCCCGCCGGCACCGCGCCCGGCGAGCTGATCGGCGAGATCAGCGTTGTCCGCAACCCGCTCGACGTGAACTTCGCCGCGCAGAATTTCTCCTCGCACAGCTCGGGCCGCTGGAGCGGCGCGCTCTCGGCCGCTGCTTATGGTCTGATTGGTGCCGACCGGCTGACCGCATCGGTCTCCAGCACCGCCGACTTCAAGGAGCAGCAGCTCGTCCAGCTCGGCTACGACACCCGCCTCGGCGGCGAGGGGCTGACCCTGAGCGGCTCCTTCACCTATGCATGGTCGGAGCCGACCATCGCCGGCGCCACCTTCAACATCAAGGCGCGGACCCTGTTCGCGACCGGCGAGGTGCGCTATCCTTGGATCCGCACCCAGGCGTTCAGCATGGTCGGTGCCGTCGGCATGGACTTCCTCAACCAGAGCGTGGCGTTCGACGGCGGCCCCGGCCTCGTCGGCACCCTGACTAAGGACAAGTTGCGCGTCGGCTTTGTGCGGCTCGATTTCGACACCGCCGACGTGTCGGAGCGGCGCGCGCCCAAATGGCGCGGCTCGGGATCGCTTGAATTCCGTCAGGGTCTGAACATCCTCGATGCGTCGCCGCCGTCGATCGCGCGGCCCGGTAACCCCTTCGGCCCGCTTACGCCTGCCCGTGCCGATGGTGATCGCACGTCGAGCCTGGTCCGCGCCTCGGCCTCGTTCGAATATAATATCGCCGGCGGCTACTGGATCGCGGTGATGCCGCGTGCCCAATATGCCTTCACGCCGCTGTTCAGCTTCGAGGAATATTCGGCGGGCAACTTCTCGATCGGCCGCGGCTATGATCCGGGCGTGATCATCGGCGACAGCGGCATTGGCAGCGCCTTCGAACTGCGCCTGCCCAATGTCCGGCCGTTCCAGAAGGTCAATCTCAATATTCTGCCGTTCGGCTTCACCGATCTCGCCTGGACCTGGGACAAGGGTGCGGGCCGGCTCAACCCCAATTTCGTCGCTTCGGTCGGCGGTGGCTTGCGCGCCCTGCTCAACAACCGCTTCCGGATCGACGGAACCATCGCCTTCCCGTTGAAGGCGGCGGGTCTCCAGACCCACAACCATGATCCCCGTTTCCTCGTATCTGTCACGAGCAAGCTCTGGCCCTGGGAAAATCAGTGA
- a CDS encoding response regulator transcription factor, with the protein MTAGRLLYVVDDEAIVRASIVSLVQAHGAYECREFANGDAFLSVLDGLEPGCVVLDLQLDGASGVTAMRALAERPDRFRTIVVTGFSDLSIAIEAFRAGVVDFLHKPYEIRPLLDALDRGFHLLEQGSEPPALVAGAKALVARLGGEEAELFARLIRGETNEEIGRALRLDARAVQIVRARVLSTLEAPSVLAAIRIAALAGWLDRPAPRISTR; encoded by the coding sequence ATGACGGCAGGGCGGCTACTTTATGTCGTCGATGACGAGGCGATCGTGCGCGCCTCGATCGTCAGCCTCGTCCAGGCGCATGGCGCCTATGAATGCCGCGAGTTCGCCAATGGCGACGCCTTCCTGTCGGTGCTGGACGGGCTGGAGCCGGGCTGCGTCGTCCTCGATCTCCAGCTCGACGGGGCGAGCGGGGTCACCGCGATGCGGGCTCTTGCCGAGCGGCCCGACCGGTTCCGCACCATCGTCGTGACCGGGTTCAGCGATCTTTCCATCGCGATCGAGGCGTTCCGCGCGGGCGTCGTCGATTTCCTCCACAAGCCCTACGAGATACGGCCGCTGCTCGACGCGCTGGATCGCGGCTTCCACCTGCTTGAACAAGGCTCCGAGCCGCCAGCGCTCGTCGCCGGTGCCAAGGCGCTGGTTGCCCGGCTCGGCGGAGAGGAGGCCGAACTGTTCGCCCGGCTGATCCGCGGCGAGACCAATGAGGAGATCGGACGGGCGCTGCGGCTCGATGCGCGCGCCGTGCAGATAGTCCGGGCGCGCGTGCTGAGTACGCTGGAGGCGCCATCGGTCCTCGCCGCGATCCGCATCGCCGCGCTGGCCGGCTGGCTCGATCGCCCCGCGCCCCGTATTTCCACGCGATAG
- a CDS encoding glycosyltransferase family 4 protein: protein MKLAYLLNSYPMTSTTFIRREIAAIERAGVPVKRFAVRHWEERLVDPQDMSERGRVEYLLSGQGGRLLGGLAGHAILHPRSFGEALERLGDMHRAAGGGFVRHSAYLAQAIRLRKRCARLGITHVHAHFSTNAATVAMLCHLLGGPRYSFTVHGPDELERLVENSVADKVQHAAFVIAISAYCRDRLHAYLPEHLHGRVKIVPCGVDLRDYPAEPSPPPMSARLLSVGRLCPQKGQVEIPAAVAAAASTYGELSVVLIGDGESRAAIEREIMATATGGRIKLLGWRTNAEVRRRIGETRALLLPSHAEGLPIVIMEAFAMGRPVITTRIAGIPELVDEKCGWLIEPGDAEGLADAIRAAMSATRAVLAKMGKEGRKRVVARHDIDRIAPQLIALFGME from the coding sequence ATGAAGCTCGCCTATCTGCTCAACAGCTATCCGATGACGAGCACCACCTTCATCCGGCGGGAGATCGCCGCGATCGAGCGGGCGGGGGTGCCGGTCAAGCGCTTCGCGGTCCGCCACTGGGAAGAACGGCTGGTCGATCCGCAGGACATGTCGGAACGCGGACGGGTCGAATATCTGCTGAGCGGGCAGGGCGGGCGGCTGCTGGGCGGGCTGGCGGGCCATGCGATCCTCCACCCGCGCAGCTTCGGCGAGGCGCTTGAACGGCTCGGCGACATGCACCGCGCGGCGGGCGGCGGCTTCGTCCGCCACAGCGCCTATCTCGCCCAGGCGATCCGGCTGCGCAAGCGCTGCGCCCGGCTCGGCATCACCCATGTCCACGCCCATTTCTCCACCAACGCGGCGACGGTGGCGATGCTGTGCCATCTGCTCGGCGGCCCGCGCTACAGCTTCACGGTCCACGGCCCGGACGAGCTCGAACGGCTGGTGGAGAACAGCGTCGCCGACAAGGTGCAGCATGCAGCCTTCGTGATCGCGATCAGCGCCTATTGCCGCGACCGGCTCCACGCCTATCTGCCCGAACATCTGCATGGTCGGGTGAAGATCGTCCCCTGCGGCGTCGACCTGCGCGACTATCCCGCCGAGCCGAGCCCGCCGCCGATGAGCGCACGGCTGCTCTCGGTCGGGCGGCTCTGCCCGCAAAAGGGCCAGGTCGAGATTCCGGCGGCGGTCGCGGCGGCGGCTTCCACCTATGGCGAGCTGTCGGTGGTGCTGATCGGCGACGGCGAGAGCCGTGCCGCGATCGAGCGGGAGATCATGGCGACGGCGACGGGCGGGCGGATCAAGCTGCTCGGCTGGCGCACCAATGCCGAGGTCCGCCGCCGCATCGGCGAGACGCGGGCGCTGCTGCTGCCCAGCCATGCCGAGGGCCTGCCGATCGTGATCATGGAGGCGTTCGCGATGGGCCGTCCGGTGATCACCACCCGGATCGCGGGCATCCCCGAACTGGTCGACGAGAAATGCGGCTGGCTGATCGAGCCCGGCGATGCCGAAGGGCTGGCCGATGCGATCCGCGCGGCGATGAGCGCGACCAGGGCGGTGCTGGCGAAGATGGGCAAGGAAGGCCGCAAGCGGGTGGTCGCCCGGCACGACATCGACAGGATCGCGCCACAGCTGATCGCGCTGTTCGGAATGGAATGA
- a CDS encoding DUF6961 family protein produces the protein MIRDFARRVIDDFGDQTDSYVASRIGVLIRDGDSYGVGLWKAVATEIERIRLPEANVPRSRH, from the coding sequence ATGATCCGGGACTTCGCAAGGCGGGTGATCGACGATTTCGGCGATCAGACCGACAGCTATGTCGCCAGCCGCATCGGCGTGCTGATCCGCGACGGCGACAGCTATGGCGTGGGCCTGTGGAAGGCCGTCGCCACCGAGATCGAGCGCATCCGCCTGCCCGAAGCGAACGTGCCGCGCAGCCGCCACTGA